In Streptomyces nodosus, one DNA window encodes the following:
- a CDS encoding ABC transporter ATP-binding protein, translating into MMLNSLRTLRANRTARASLDYLAADRPRRPADGQVLLETVGLTKSYAGADSELPVLSGIDLTVRAGEVVALLGKSGSGKSTLLRCLAGLIPASSGTVTYKGTPLGGANPGTAMVFQTFALLPWLTVQQNVELGLEAKGVPAPERADAARQAIDLIGLDGFESAYPKELSGGMRQRVGFARALVVEPDVLMMDEPFSALDVLTAENLRGELMELWESGQFPTRAIVLVTHNIEEAVLMADRIVVLGARPHGTVREVFEVGLARPRDRNSPDFEALIDRVYRTMTGRQKEGRIVGRHEAAEPEQRTPAGAPLPPASVDGLSGLAEMVLHRGGRCDLADLADDLGLEIDDLMPQVDALDLLGFTTLSGDDLLLTQTGTAFAGADVQESKKIFAEAALRAPLVRLITSSLRQNPDGTLRAGFFRDVLSHHFTAEQVTRQLETATDWGRYAELYSYDAEPEEYHLDENDPGPTAAVLRR; encoded by the coding sequence CTGATGCTGAACTCGCTGCGCACCCTGCGCGCCAACCGGACCGCCCGCGCCTCGCTGGACTACCTGGCCGCCGACAGACCCCGCCGTCCCGCCGACGGCCAGGTGCTGCTGGAGACCGTCGGCCTCACCAAGTCCTACGCCGGTGCCGACAGCGAACTGCCGGTCCTGTCCGGTATCGACCTCACCGTCCGCGCCGGTGAGGTGGTGGCCCTGCTGGGCAAGTCGGGCTCGGGGAAGTCCACCCTGCTGCGCTGCCTGGCCGGACTGATCCCCGCCAGCTCCGGCACCGTCACCTACAAGGGCACCCCGCTGGGGGGCGCCAACCCGGGCACGGCGATGGTGTTCCAGACCTTCGCCCTGCTGCCCTGGCTGACCGTGCAGCAGAACGTCGAACTCGGCCTGGAGGCCAAGGGCGTGCCCGCCCCCGAACGCGCGGACGCCGCCCGGCAGGCCATCGACCTGATCGGCCTGGACGGCTTCGAGTCCGCCTACCCCAAGGAGCTGTCCGGCGGCATGCGTCAGCGGGTCGGCTTCGCCCGCGCCCTCGTCGTCGAGCCCGATGTGCTGATGATGGACGAGCCGTTCTCCGCGCTCGACGTGCTCACCGCCGAGAACCTGCGCGGCGAGCTGATGGAACTGTGGGAGTCGGGCCAGTTCCCCACCCGTGCGATCGTGCTGGTCACCCACAACATCGAAGAGGCCGTGCTGATGGCCGACCGGATCGTCGTCCTGGGCGCCCGCCCCCACGGCACCGTCCGCGAGGTCTTCGAGGTCGGACTCGCCCGCCCCCGCGACCGCAACTCACCCGACTTCGAGGCGTTGATCGACCGCGTCTACCGCACCATGACCGGACGGCAGAAGGAGGGCCGTATCGTCGGCCGCCATGAGGCCGCGGAGCCGGAGCAGCGCACCCCGGCGGGCGCCCCGCTGCCGCCCGCGAGCGTGGACGGGCTCTCCGGACTGGCCGAGATGGTGCTCCATCGCGGCGGGCGCTGCGATCTGGCCGACCTCGCCGACGACCTCGGCCTGGAGATCGACGACCTCATGCCCCAGGTGGACGCCCTGGACCTGCTCGGCTTCACCACGCTCAGCGGCGACGACCTGCTCCTGACGCAGACCGGTACCGCGTTCGCGGGCGCGGACGTCCAGGAGTCCAAGAAGATCTTCGCCGAGGCCGCGCTGCGCGCCCCCCTGGTCAGGCTGATCACCAGCAGTTTGCGGCAGAACCCCGACGGCACCCTGCGCGCCGGCTTCTTCCGCGATGTGCTCTCCCACCACTTCACCGCCGAGCAGGTCACCCGCCAGCTGGAGACCGCCACTGACTGGGGCCGCTACGCCGAGCTGTACTCCTACGACGCCGAGCCGGAGGAGTACCACCTCGACGAGAACGACCCCGGTCCGACCGCCGCCGTGCTCCGGAGGTGA
- a CDS encoding ArsR/SmtB family transcription factor, translated as METQVTSWGGERAERSVAVLKAVADPSRYRLLWALSERELPVSRLAELIDAHVAATSQHLAKLRAVGLVASRREGTRIYYRAAGPQVRALLESAVLAADEAAAGPGGDGELTSPAAVAQERHAPATPVRARRRPATEH; from the coding sequence ATGGAAACGCAAGTTACGTCCTGGGGCGGAGAGAGAGCCGAGCGGTCGGTGGCGGTGCTCAAGGCGGTCGCCGACCCGTCGCGCTATCGGCTGCTGTGGGCGCTGAGCGAGCGGGAACTGCCGGTCAGCCGTCTGGCGGAGCTGATCGACGCGCATGTCGCGGCCACCTCCCAGCACTTGGCGAAGCTGCGCGCGGTGGGGCTGGTGGCCTCGCGGCGGGAGGGAACCCGGATCTACTACCGCGCCGCCGGGCCGCAGGTACGGGCGCTGCTGGAGAGTGCGGTACTGGCGGCGGACGAGGCGGCGGCCGGACCGGGCGGCGACGGGGAGCTGACGTCTCCGGCCGCGGTGGCGCAGGAGCGGCACGCCCCGGCGACCCCGGTACGGGCGCGTCGCCGCCCGGCGACCGAGCACTGA